Proteins encoded in a region of the Streptomyces sp. NBC_00310 genome:
- a CDS encoding transposase: MSKRYTAEFKRDAVALALSSDKTVTEVARDLGVSPEGLRGWVKQAKADRGEGPAGTLTSAEREELAQLRRKVRELEKTVDILGKATAFFAQDKMR; the protein is encoded by the coding sequence ATGAGCAAGCGGTACACGGCCGAGTTCAAACGCGACGCCGTCGCGCTGGCGCTGTCGTCGGACAAGACGGTCACCGAGGTCGCCCGGGACCTGGGGGTGAGCCCGGAGGGTCTGCGTGGCTGGGTGAAGCAGGCCAAGGCCGACCGGGGCGAGGGGCCCGCCGGGACTCTGACCAGCGCCGAGCGGGAAGAACTCGCCCAGCTGCGGCGTAAGGTCCGCGAGCTGGAGAAGACGGTCGACATCCTGGGAAAAGCGACCGCCTTCTTCGCGCAGGACAAGATGAGGTAG
- a CDS encoding VOC family protein, whose translation MFGQSQAFSGFAVDDLGEARRFYGETLGLQVEETGQGDMGMLTLTLGSGARVFVYPKETHVPATFTILNFPVDDIEAAVDELERRGVNLERYPGFDHDGKGVVRVGDGGPAAIAWFTDPAGNVLSVLQEH comes from the coding sequence ATGTTCGGACAGTCGCAGGCGTTCAGCGGCTTCGCGGTCGACGACCTTGGCGAGGCCCGCCGGTTCTACGGTGAGACCCTCGGTCTCCAGGTGGAGGAGACCGGGCAGGGGGACATGGGGATGCTGACCCTCACACTCGGCAGCGGCGCGCGCGTCTTCGTCTACCCGAAGGAGACGCACGTCCCCGCAACGTTCACGATTCTCAACTTTCCTGTGGACGACATCGAGGCCGCCGTCGATGAACTGGAGCGGCGCGGTGTGAACCTTGAGCGCTATCCCGGATTCGACCATGACGGGAAGGGCGTCGTCCGGGTCGGTGACGGCGGTCCTGCGGCGATCGCCTGGTTCACCGACCCCGCCGGGAACGTTCTCTCCGTGCTCCAGGAGCACTGA
- the katG gene encoding catalase/peroxidase HPI: MSGSESENPAIASPTPTATRPRTNRDWWPNQLDLQILHQHSSRSNPMDEDFDYAREFATLDLDALKQDVFEVMTTSQEWWPADYGHYGPLFIRMSWHAAGTYRVADGRGGGGSGAQRFAPLNSWPDNASLDKARRLLWPVKQKYGQKISWADLLVFAGNCAMESMGFRTFGFGFGREDIWEPEEIFWGSEDIWLGDERYSGDRELSAPFGAVQMGLIYVNPEGPNGNPDPMAAARDIRETFGRMAMNDEETVALIVGGHTFGKCHGAVDPAYIGPEPEAAPVEQQGLGWRNTYGSGKGADALTSGLEGAWTSEPTRWDNGYLDNLFGYEWALTTSAAGAKQWTPTDPSAKGTVPDAHDPSRRHAPMMLTTDLALKLDPVYGPISKSFHENPDKLAVAFAKAWYKLLHRDMGPVTGYLGPWVPEPQLWQDPVPEVDHELVTDQDIAALKSRIVASGLSVSQLVTTAWASAASFRGTDKRGGANGARIRLAPQRDWEVNHLPEVAEVLQRLEQIQQDFNLSHAAGTRVSLADLIVLGGCAAVEQAARNAGHDITVPFAPGRTDASQEQTDVESFAVLEPRADGFRNYVRAGEKLSPETLLLDRANLLTLTAPEMTVLIGGMRVLKTGYKRSSHGAFTHRLAALTNDFFVNLLDMGTEWKTSTSDENVFEGRDRATGELKWTATAVDLIFGSHSQLRAVSEVYASQDAGDKFVRDFVAAWDKVMNLDRFDLS, translated from the coding sequence GTGTCCGGCAGCGAAAGCGAGAACCCGGCAATCGCCTCCCCGACCCCCACGGCGACTCGGCCCAGGACGAACCGGGACTGGTGGCCGAATCAGCTGGACCTTCAAATTCTCCACCAACACTCGTCCCGCTCCAATCCGATGGACGAGGACTTCGACTACGCGAGAGAGTTCGCGACCCTCGACCTCGACGCACTGAAGCAGGACGTCTTCGAGGTGATGACGACGTCACAGGAATGGTGGCCTGCCGACTACGGCCACTACGGGCCGCTCTTCATCCGGATGAGTTGGCACGCCGCGGGCACGTACCGCGTCGCCGACGGTCGGGGCGGTGGCGGCAGCGGCGCTCAGCGCTTCGCCCCCCTCAACAGTTGGCCGGACAACGCGAGCCTCGACAAGGCGCGCCGTTTGCTGTGGCCGGTCAAGCAGAAGTACGGACAGAAGATCTCCTGGGCCGACCTTCTGGTTTTCGCCGGTAACTGTGCCATGGAATCGATGGGGTTCAGGACGTTCGGGTTCGGATTCGGGCGAGAGGACATCTGGGAACCCGAGGAGATCTTCTGGGGGTCCGAGGACATCTGGCTCGGAGATGAGCGCTACAGCGGCGACAGGGAACTCTCCGCTCCCTTCGGTGCCGTGCAGATGGGACTGATCTACGTCAATCCGGAGGGGCCCAACGGCAATCCGGATCCGATGGCCGCCGCCCGGGACATTCGCGAGACATTCGGGCGCATGGCGATGAACGACGAGGAGACGGTCGCACTCATCGTCGGCGGCCACACGTTCGGCAAGTGTCATGGTGCGGTGGACCCCGCGTACATCGGTCCGGAACCCGAGGCCGCACCCGTCGAGCAGCAGGGTCTCGGCTGGCGGAACACGTACGGCAGCGGCAAGGGCGCCGACGCGCTCACCAGTGGGCTCGAGGGCGCATGGACCTCCGAGCCGACCAGGTGGGACAACGGGTACCTGGACAACCTGTTCGGATACGAATGGGCGCTGACGACGAGTGCCGCCGGTGCCAAGCAGTGGACCCCCACGGATCCTTCGGCCAAGGGCACGGTGCCCGACGCTCACGATCCGTCGAGGAGGCACGCTCCCATGATGCTGACGACGGACCTCGCGCTGAAGCTGGATCCGGTCTACGGCCCGATCTCGAAGAGCTTCCACGAGAATCCGGACAAGCTCGCGGTGGCCTTCGCCAAGGCGTGGTACAAGCTGTTGCACCGCGACATGGGGCCCGTCACGGGCTACCTCGGCCCGTGGGTTCCCGAGCCGCAGCTGTGGCAGGACCCCGTCCCCGAGGTCGATCACGAACTCGTCACGGACCAGGACATCGCTGCTCTCAAGAGCAGGATCGTCGCCTCGGGACTGTCCGTCTCCCAACTGGTCACCACCGCTTGGGCGTCCGCGGCGAGTTTCCGCGGCACCGACAAGCGCGGCGGGGCCAACGGGGCACGGATTCGCCTCGCGCCGCAACGGGACTGGGAGGTCAACCACCTGCCCGAGGTGGCGGAGGTGCTGCAGAGGCTGGAGCAGATCCAGCAGGACTTCAATCTCTCACATGCCGCCGGCACGAGGGTCTCGCTCGCCGACCTGATCGTCCTGGGCGGGTGCGCGGCCGTCGAGCAAGCCGCGAGGAACGCCGGTCACGACATCACCGTCCCGTTCGCACCGGGGCGTACGGACGCCTCGCAGGAACAGACCGACGTGGAGTCGTTCGCCGTGCTCGAACCCAGGGCCGACGGATTCCGGAACTACGTCCGCGCGGGAGAGAAGCTGTCGCCGGAGACGCTCCTGCTGGACCGCGCCAACCTGTTGACGCTGACCGCCCCCGAGATGACGGTGCTGATCGGCGGCATGCGGGTGCTGAAAACCGGCTACAAGCGATCCTCGCACGGCGCCTTCACTCACCGGCTGGCGGCACTGACCAACGACTTCTTCGTCAATCTGCTCGACATGGGCACGGAGTGGAAGACGTCGACTTCGGACGAGAACGTGTTCGAAGGCCGGGATCGCGCCACAGGCGAGCTCAAGTGGACCGCCACCGCGGTCGACCTCATCTTCGGCTCACACTCCCAGCTCCGAGCCGTCTCGGAGGTCTACGCGTCCCAGGACGCGGGAGACAAGTTCGTACGTGACTTCGTGGCCGCGTGGGACAAGGTGATGAACCTCGATCGGTTCGACCTCTCCTGA
- a CDS encoding SDR family oxidoreductase codes for MEDRVPELSGKNVLITGALGTIGQALVARYAEEGANIIALDRPDAPDPQKVLDGIAQGVRYFGSDLNDLAGLEANVAALADEVGGIDVLVNNAALVIFKQHDEFSIQEYEDQVRVNSSAAFVLSRVCSQQMKMKRYGKIVNITSLTLTGRWDGYVPYIASKGAMYGLIKGFARELGEYLINVNGISPGAVVSEAEFRDRGEKREEYHQWILENQSIKRRIEAVDIANAAVFLSTSVSDLISGQNIQVDGGW; via the coding sequence ATGGAAGACCGCGTGCCCGAACTCTCCGGGAAGAATGTCCTCATCACTGGCGCCCTCGGCACAATTGGGCAGGCGCTGGTCGCCCGCTATGCCGAAGAGGGTGCCAACATAATCGCGCTGGATCGGCCGGACGCGCCCGATCCGCAAAAGGTACTGGACGGCATTGCTCAGGGCGTGCGTTATTTCGGCTCCGATCTGAACGACTTGGCCGGACTGGAGGCCAATGTGGCAGCGCTGGCCGACGAGGTCGGCGGAATCGACGTGCTGGTCAACAATGCAGCGCTGGTTATCTTCAAGCAGCACGATGAGTTCTCCATCCAGGAATACGAGGACCAGGTTCGGGTGAACTCATCGGCCGCCTTCGTCCTGTCACGTGTCTGCTCCCAGCAGATGAAGATGAAGCGCTACGGGAAGATCGTCAACATCACCTCGTTGACCCTGACAGGTCGATGGGACGGCTATGTGCCGTACATCGCCTCCAAGGGGGCCATGTACGGCCTGATCAAAGGGTTTGCCCGCGAGCTCGGTGAATACCTGATCAACGTGAACGGCATCTCGCCTGGTGCAGTCGTCTCGGAGGCTGAATTCCGGGACCGAGGTGAAAAGCGCGAAGAGTACCACCAGTGGATCCTCGAGAATCAAAGTATCAAGCGCCGAATCGAGGCCGTTGACATCGCCAACGCAGCCGTATTCCTGTCGACTTCGGTGTCGGACCTGATCTCTGGCCAGAACATTCAGGTCGACGGCGGTTGGTAG
- a CDS encoding SDR family NAD(P)-dependent oxidoreductase translates to MDLSLRGKTALISGASAGIGRETAKTLAREGVQTIVVARRAPELEALADEIRAEGDPAPVLIIDDLLDDGAFGRVTARLMDEFGGVDIVVNNLGQARPFDLETTEAEWSEAFRLNFTTPRRLTTPFIAGMRERGFGRIVNLTATSEPQHVSGSLTSKAAVLMWAKGLSRLVAKDGVTVNCVSPGYLLTDQIKNNFIPQFVPTEKDQQDWLEREIPTGRFGDPADAANLITFLCSPLAGYITGQRIYVDGGWNRHV, encoded by the coding sequence GTGGATCTGAGCCTGAGAGGCAAGACAGCCCTGATCTCGGGAGCCAGCGCGGGCATCGGGCGAGAGACCGCGAAGACGCTGGCCCGCGAGGGAGTACAGACCATCGTGGTCGCCCGGCGAGCCCCCGAACTCGAGGCGTTGGCCGACGAGATTCGAGCGGAGGGTGATCCGGCACCCGTGCTGATCATCGACGACCTCCTCGATGACGGGGCCTTTGGCCGTGTCACAGCGAGACTCATGGACGAGTTCGGCGGCGTCGACATCGTCGTCAACAACCTGGGGCAGGCTCGACCGTTCGACCTGGAGACCACTGAGGCGGAATGGAGCGAAGCGTTCCGTCTCAACTTCACGACTCCAAGAAGGCTCACCACGCCATTCATCGCGGGCATGAGGGAACGGGGGTTCGGACGAATCGTCAATCTCACCGCGACATCGGAGCCGCAGCATGTGAGTGGCTCACTCACATCCAAGGCGGCCGTCCTCATGTGGGCGAAGGGCCTTTCCCGCCTGGTGGCAAAGGACGGCGTGACTGTCAACTGCGTCTCGCCCGGTTACCTGCTGACCGACCAGATCAAGAACAACTTCATCCCTCAGTTCGTCCCTACCGAAAAGGATCAGCAGGACTGGCTCGAGCGGGAAATCCCAACCGGGCGCTTCGGAGATCCCGCCGACGCGGCCAACCTCATCACTTTCCTGTGCTCTCCGCTGGCCGGGTACATCACAGGACAGCGGATCTATGTCGACGGTGGATGGAACCGGCACGTGTGA
- a CDS encoding sugar phosphate isomerase/epimerase family protein, producing MTPRFATDVVTFYHPDFWGLTSADAVRDWASANPEDFWDRVMEALTEAGVTGIELTFAPGDIESALRAFGSAPAFRRELAGRGLSVVSAFTADSDAPDWRRGDNLPAIVADTERRVAFLAEVGADLLVAGLPMRTTFGTRPPFFVDAAYMTRMADIAHMVGEAVSRQGVRLAFHTESNSTLWYERDIDLFMALTDPRYVWLCPDSCHIALGGGDPVAVARRHAPRITLVHWKDAVKPIDVELTIDETVFAQQQPYMTELGTGIVDWKGWADAMSRTPGAGTILIELDEAADPVAALRAGTAVARKALA from the coding sequence GTGACACCGCGTTTCGCCACCGACGTGGTCACCTTCTACCACCCGGACTTCTGGGGGCTCACCTCCGCCGACGCCGTACGCGACTGGGCGTCGGCGAACCCCGAAGACTTCTGGGACCGGGTGATGGAAGCGCTCACCGAGGCCGGTGTGACGGGTATCGAGCTGACCTTCGCACCAGGCGACATCGAGTCCGCCCTGCGGGCGTTCGGCAGCGCGCCCGCCTTCCGGCGCGAGCTGGCGGGCCGGGGCCTGTCCGTCGTCAGCGCGTTCACCGCGGACAGCGACGCCCCCGACTGGCGCCGCGGCGACAACCTGCCCGCGATCGTCGCCGACACCGAACGGCGCGTGGCCTTCCTCGCCGAGGTCGGGGCGGACCTTCTCGTCGCCGGACTGCCCATGCGTACGACGTTCGGGACGCGCCCGCCCTTCTTCGTCGACGCCGCGTACATGACCCGCATGGCCGACATCGCGCACATGGTCGGCGAGGCCGTCAGCCGACAGGGCGTGCGGCTCGCCTTCCACACGGAGTCCAACAGCACGCTCTGGTACGAGCGCGACATCGACCTGTTCATGGCCCTGACCGACCCGCGCTACGTCTGGCTGTGCCCCGACTCCTGCCACATCGCCCTCGGCGGCGGCGACCCCGTCGCCGTGGCACGCCGTCACGCGCCACGCATCACCCTGGTGCACTGGAAGGACGCGGTAAAGCCCATCGACGTCGAACTCACCATCGACGAAACGGTCTTTGCCCAGCAGCAGCCCTACATGACCGAACTCGGCACGGGCATCGTCGACTGGAAAGGATGGGCCGACGCGATGTCCCGAACACCCGGCGCCGGCACGATACTCATCGAACTGGACGAGGCGGCCGATCCCGTCGCCGCGCTCAGGGCGGGTACGGCTGTGGCGAGGAAGGCCCTCGCGTGA
- a CDS encoding nuclear transport factor 2 family protein, whose product MSNAKNTVLSAAGELFGQKDPSAVDRWVAADYTQHSTLAADGPEALRRLVAGLPEGFRYEGARVIADGDLVALHGTYHGFGPDPLIAFDVFRVDSDGRLAEHWDALTPLVTDTASGRSQTDGPTEVTAPQEAEANRALVAEFAQKVLVGADYSVLTDYISTETYHQHNPEAADGLDGFGAAAAKWGEQGKNLVYQTVHKVIAEGEFVLLQSEGEFGVPVAYYDLFRVQGGKIVEHWDIITPIPAELPHANGLF is encoded by the coding sequence ATGAGCAACGCCAAGAACACCGTCCTGAGCGCAGCCGGCGAACTGTTCGGCCAGAAGGACCCGAGCGCGGTGGACCGCTGGGTCGCCGCCGACTACACCCAGCACAGCACCCTGGCCGCCGACGGCCCCGAGGCCCTGCGCCGGCTTGTCGCCGGTCTGCCGGAGGGCTTCCGCTACGAGGGCGCCCGGGTGATCGCCGACGGCGACCTGGTCGCCCTGCACGGCACTTACCACGGCTTCGGGCCCGACCCGCTGATCGCCTTCGACGTCTTCCGCGTCGACTCCGACGGCAGGCTCGCCGAGCACTGGGACGCCCTGACCCCGCTGGTCACCGACACCGCTTCCGGACGCTCGCAGACCGACGGCCCCACCGAGGTCACCGCGCCCCAGGAGGCCGAGGCCAACCGGGCCCTGGTCGCCGAGTTCGCGCAGAAGGTCCTGGTCGGCGCCGACTACTCGGTGCTCACCGACTACATCTCCACCGAGACGTACCACCAGCACAACCCGGAGGCCGCCGACGGCCTCGACGGCTTCGGCGCGGCTGCCGCGAAGTGGGGCGAGCAGGGCAAGAACCTCGTCTACCAGACCGTCCACAAGGTCATCGCCGAGGGCGAGTTCGTCCTGCTCCAGTCCGAGGGCGAGTTCGGCGTCCCCGTCGCGTACTACGACCTCTTCCGCGTCCAGGGCGGCAAGATCGTCGAGCACTGGGACATCATCACCCCGATCCCGGCCGAGCTGCCCCACGCCAACGGCCTGTTCTGA
- a CDS encoding hydroxysqualene dehydroxylase, which translates to MSGTTRRGFLSAAAVAGGGIALGTPQQAAARSGATPHTVAVLGGGVAGLTAAHELAERGFRVTVYERKALGGKARSMDVPDSSTGGRDPLPGEHGFRFIPGIYHNLPDTMRRIPFPGNPNGVHDNLVAPKEMLFARSGGREDIRIPLPWPDSTPAELTPDEIRRALTSVLDTAFNLPLHEALYFANRLLVFLTSCDERRDDTWEQTPWWEFVRAGRMSYDYQRILAVGITRNIVATKAEEASTRTVGTLLEAFAFNLLGRGADGPLDRILNAPTNEAWIDPWVTYLTSLGVEFHIGWTVRDLTLDAGRVAGAVVEDPEGARRTVTADHYISAMPVEHARRTWNSAVRAADPQLAACDRLETDWMTGIQFYLTERTPILHGHLDLIDSPWSLTAIAQAQHWPGHDFPADFGDGTVADCLSVDVSEWDRPGILYGKTAKQCTRAEVAREVWAQLKAALNDSGRTVLKDSVLHSWFLDPAVTGLGTPNPANEEQLLIHPTGTFHHRPRSATKIPNLFLSGDYVAVPIDLATMEGANTSARQAVNALLDEIGSAAERCTITPLYRAPEFEALKRHDRTRYLLRLPNLFDVG; encoded by the coding sequence ATGAGCGGCACCACACGCAGAGGGTTCCTCAGTGCGGCCGCGGTCGCCGGCGGCGGAATCGCCCTCGGAACGCCTCAGCAGGCCGCGGCCCGGAGCGGCGCCACCCCACACACCGTGGCCGTACTGGGCGGGGGCGTCGCCGGGCTCACGGCGGCGCACGAACTCGCCGAACGCGGCTTCCGGGTCACGGTCTACGAACGCAAGGCCCTGGGCGGCAAGGCCCGCAGCATGGACGTGCCGGACAGCAGCACGGGCGGGCGCGATCCTCTGCCCGGAGAGCACGGCTTCCGCTTCATCCCGGGGATCTATCACAACCTGCCCGACACCATGCGGCGCATCCCCTTCCCCGGCAACCCCAACGGCGTCCACGACAACCTCGTCGCCCCCAAGGAGATGCTGTTCGCCCGCTCGGGCGGCCGCGAGGACATCCGGATCCCGCTTCCCTGGCCCGACAGCACCCCGGCCGAACTCACCCCCGACGAAATCCGCCGGGCCCTCACCTCCGTCCTGGACACCGCCTTCAACCTCCCCCTCCACGAGGCCCTCTACTTCGCCAACCGCCTCCTGGTCTTCCTCACCAGCTGCGACGAACGCCGCGACGACACCTGGGAGCAGACGCCGTGGTGGGAGTTCGTACGGGCCGGGCGGATGTCGTACGACTACCAACGGATCCTCGCCGTCGGTATCACCCGCAACATCGTGGCCACCAAGGCGGAGGAGGCCAGCACCCGTACGGTCGGCACGCTACTGGAGGCGTTCGCCTTCAACCTCCTGGGGCGGGGCGCGGACGGACCGCTGGACCGGATCCTCAACGCGCCCACCAACGAGGCCTGGATCGACCCCTGGGTGACCTATCTGACGTCACTCGGGGTCGAGTTCCACATCGGCTGGACCGTACGGGACCTGACCCTGGACGCGGGCCGGGTCGCCGGGGCCGTCGTGGAGGATCCGGAAGGTGCCCGCCGGACCGTCACCGCCGACCACTACATCTCGGCCATGCCGGTCGAGCACGCCCGCCGCACCTGGAACTCCGCCGTGCGCGCCGCCGATCCTCAACTGGCCGCGTGCGACCGGCTGGAGACGGACTGGATGACCGGCATTCAGTTCTATCTGACCGAACGTACGCCGATCCTGCACGGCCATCTCGACCTCATCGACTCACCCTGGTCGCTCACCGCGATCGCCCAGGCCCAGCACTGGCCGGGCCACGACTTCCCCGCCGACTTCGGTGACGGGACGGTCGCGGACTGCCTGTCCGTCGACGTCTCCGAGTGGGACCGGCCGGGCATCCTGTACGGCAAGACGGCCAAGCAGTGCACCCGCGCCGAAGTCGCCCGCGAGGTGTGGGCGCAGTTGAAGGCGGCGCTCAACGACAGCGGCCGTACGGTCCTGAAGGACTCCGTGCTGCACTCCTGGTTCCTCGATCCGGCCGTGACCGGACTCGGTACTCCGAACCCGGCCAACGAGGAACAGTTGCTGATCCACCCGACGGGGACCTTTCACCACCGTCCGCGGTCGGCCACGAAGATCCCCAACCTCTTCCTGTCCGGCGACTATGTGGCCGTGCCCATCGACCTGGCCACCATGGAAGGCGCCAACACCTCGGCCCGGCAGGCAGTCAACGCCCTGCTGGACGAGATCGGTTCGGCCGCCGAACGATGCACCATCACCCCGCTGTACCGGGCCCCCGAGTTCGAGGCACTCAAACGCCACGACCGCACCCGTTACCTCCTCCGCCTGCCGAATCTCTTCGACGTCGGTTGA
- a CDS encoding zinc-binding dehydrogenase, which translates to MQGIVFRGERKLELVTLPDPTPGPDEVVVRIEASGMCGSDLHMYRGSRSGTHGRIAGHEPAGVIVEAGSEVPGSWLGRSVMVHHYFGCGKCDQCHAGWTQMCRNGAVAMGNTAHGSHADLAKVPLSAILPMPDGLSYLAAAAISCGTGTAWGALKRLNLTGDDTIAIFGQGPVGLAGTQLAVAMGARVVALDISPARLERAHEFGAWRTINPAQVESVADAVRDVTGGRGVSKSLETSGASSAAQAALHVLDLWGAACWVGVGSTIHFDLAEHLYKQITATTSWTMSIPAMEACANFVVERGVDVDELFTERWKLTDYANAYELFDKQTSGKGAFIP; encoded by the coding sequence ATGCAAGGGATCGTGTTTCGAGGCGAGCGCAAACTCGAACTGGTGACTCTTCCGGACCCGACACCGGGACCCGATGAGGTCGTCGTCCGGATCGAGGCGTCGGGTATGTGTGGGTCTGATCTGCACATGTACCGCGGATCCAGGAGTGGGACGCACGGCAGGATCGCCGGCCATGAACCTGCCGGTGTGATCGTCGAAGCGGGCTCGGAGGTTCCCGGAAGCTGGCTCGGCCGGTCGGTCATGGTTCACCATTACTTCGGCTGCGGCAAGTGCGACCAGTGCCACGCCGGCTGGACCCAGATGTGCCGCAACGGAGCTGTGGCCATGGGTAACACCGCACACGGATCGCACGCCGACCTGGCCAAAGTGCCGCTCAGTGCGATCCTGCCCATGCCTGACGGTTTGTCGTACCTAGCCGCTGCGGCCATCAGTTGCGGCACGGGAACGGCCTGGGGGGCGCTCAAGCGCCTGAATCTGACTGGCGACGACACCATCGCAATCTTCGGTCAGGGCCCGGTCGGACTGGCCGGCACTCAGCTCGCCGTCGCCATGGGTGCCCGCGTGGTCGCCCTCGACATCTCGCCCGCCCGCCTGGAACGGGCGCACGAGTTCGGTGCGTGGCGGACGATCAACCCCGCGCAGGTGGAGTCGGTCGCCGACGCCGTCCGCGATGTCACCGGCGGCCGTGGCGTCTCGAAGAGCTTGGAGACCTCGGGCGCGTCATCCGCCGCGCAAGCCGCGCTGCACGTGTTGGACCTGTGGGGTGCCGCCTGCTGGGTCGGAGTCGGTTCGACCATCCACTTCGACCTCGCCGAGCACCTGTACAAGCAGATCACCGCGACGACTTCGTGGACGATGTCCATTCCGGCGATGGAGGCCTGCGCCAACTTCGTCGTCGAACGCGGCGTCGATGTCGATGAGCTCTTCACCGAGCGCTGGAAGCTCACTGATTACGCGAACGCCTATGAGCTGTTCGACAAGCAGACGTCGGGCAAGGGCGCCTTCATCCCGTAG
- a CDS encoding lipid II:glycine glycyltransferase FemX encodes MSFRLKAITREDHLTFVRARPAVSHMQVPLWGDVKPDWRAESLGWFDESDRLVGVGLVLLRPLPKLKRYLAYLPEGPVIDWAAPDLQRWLEPMLAYLKEQGAFSVKMGPPVVARRWSAEAVKAAIADPRAGRLRDVEATVHEPRALDLADRLRRMGWQRTEPGGEDGFAAGQPRYVFQVPFAGRSLEEVQQGLNQQWRRNIKKAEKTGVKVVQGDYEDLPAFYGVYVETAERDRFLPRPLAYFQRMWTALTAEDPDRMRLYLAHHEGEVLAAATMLMVGEHVWYSYGASTSRKREVQPNNAIQWRMMSDAHALGAGVYDFRGITDTLEESNHLLGLLRFKVGTGGEAVEYLGEWDFPLNKVLHKALALYMSRR; translated from the coding sequence ATGAGCTTTCGCCTGAAGGCGATCACCCGCGAGGATCATCTGACATTCGTGCGGGCCCGGCCTGCGGTGAGTCACATGCAGGTTCCTTTGTGGGGCGACGTGAAGCCGGACTGGCGGGCGGAGAGCCTGGGCTGGTTCGACGAGAGCGACCGTCTCGTCGGCGTGGGACTGGTGCTGCTGCGGCCGTTGCCGAAGCTGAAGCGGTACCTCGCCTACTTGCCCGAGGGGCCGGTCATCGACTGGGCTGCGCCGGATCTTCAGCGGTGGCTTGAGCCGATGCTGGCGTACTTGAAGGAGCAGGGGGCGTTCTCGGTGAAGATGGGGCCGCCCGTGGTGGCCCGCCGCTGGAGTGCCGAGGCGGTCAAGGCCGCGATCGCCGACCCGCGTGCGGGGCGGCTGCGGGACGTGGAGGCGACCGTGCACGAGCCGCGGGCCCTCGACCTCGCCGACCGGCTGCGCCGGATGGGCTGGCAGCGGACAGAGCCCGGCGGCGAGGACGGCTTCGCCGCGGGACAGCCGCGCTACGTCTTCCAAGTGCCGTTCGCCGGGCGGTCGTTGGAGGAGGTCCAGCAGGGTCTCAACCAGCAGTGGCGCCGCAACATCAAGAAGGCGGAGAAGACCGGCGTCAAGGTCGTCCAGGGCGACTACGAGGACCTGCCCGCCTTCTACGGCGTCTACGTGGAGACCGCCGAGCGGGACCGGTTCCTTCCCCGCCCGCTGGCCTACTTCCAGCGGATGTGGACCGCGTTGACAGCTGAGGACCCGGACCGCATGCGCCTCTACCTCGCCCACCACGAGGGCGAGGTGCTCGCGGCGGCCACGATGCTGATGGTCGGCGAGCACGTCTGGTACTCCTACGGCGCCTCCACCAGTCGCAAGCGCGAGGTCCAGCCGAACAACGCCATTCAGTGGCGGATGATGAGCGACGCCCACGCGCTCGGCGCCGGTGTCTACGACTTCCGGGGCATCACCGACACCCTGGAAGAGAGCAACCACCTGCTGGGACTGTTGCGGTTCAAGGTCGGCACCGGCGGCGAGGCCGTCGAATACCTCGGTGAGTGGGACTTCCCGCTCAACAAGGTGCTGCACAAGGCCCTCGCCCTCTACATGTCCCGCCGCTGA
- a CDS encoding lipocalin-like domain-containing protein translates to MMTKLRVPRLWLALALALLVSVPFFAQASATERGTGSLVGVWRMTSLEVGTEGNLQPVPYSGQIVFTKSGTMSVQAMNPDANAPDTPYTKNGYEAFYGAFTIDKAARTFVVTVESSLARDLIGQSLTRAFRVSGNTLVLTPPNPAEGWRATYQRV, encoded by the coding sequence ATGATGACAAAACTCAGGGTTCCGCGACTCTGGCTGGCGCTGGCGCTTGCGCTCCTGGTGTCCGTACCTTTCTTCGCTCAGGCCAGCGCGACTGAGCGCGGTACGGGTTCCCTCGTTGGCGTGTGGCGTATGACATCCTTGGAAGTCGGCACCGAGGGAAACCTTCAACCTGTGCCCTACTCCGGCCAGATCGTTTTCACCAAGTCCGGCACGATGTCGGTGCAGGCGATGAACCCTGACGCCAACGCTCCCGACACGCCATACACGAAGAACGGGTACGAAGCCTTCTACGGGGCTTTTACCATCGACAAAGCCGCCAGGACGTTCGTTGTGACCGTCGAATCGTCATTGGCGCGTGACCTCATCGGGCAGAGCCTGACGCGCGCGTTCCGAGTATCGGGCAACACCCTCGTCCTGACACCGCCGAATCCGGCAGAAGGCTGGCGCGCCACTTATCAGCGCGTCTGA